In Paralichthys olivaceus isolate ysfri-2021 chromosome 1, ASM2471397v2, whole genome shotgun sequence, the following are encoded in one genomic region:
- the greb1 gene encoding protein GREB1, whose product MIPLHGQPAPRASNPRLHTDSNRRTPMGNSYAGQLRTTRFEEVLHNSIEASLRSNTVIPRPVFSQLYLETEQLSAHDGRAENDDEDDEDGSASNSPPIPYQMKLPPEGCCTTDGFCQAGRDLRLSSLASESLDVPPGFTLVGIKSPSLPETLLVCAVDRRFLPDERGRNALLGFSGNCMGCGEKGFRYFTEFSNHINLKLSTQPKKQKHLKYHLYRNNQGMLVKGASICWRGHDGRMRQMGSILTENHVTSDEQPPNLASHTPSGYTGSHADPSALPQIADLPQTLTNGNHAVPSVTQPPLNQSGPGRPSVTGTHANAGPPKKRHKGWSPESSANSLPESTLKTPPSSSVSSTLSVSSAVTHGARSEPAALLSSSQPSSTPLSPPELSVTVPDQLLQTCRLEPVVFKGHGPLPQLTGNVGEVLVSSLLQSCYLSSQALPRVYQHYGPSPIQPLSTEMQILLTVYYLVQLGPDQVPLIEDLEQIFMRSWRESHLSEIRQYQQPQTPATHGRHYVVETPSTLPGLPQHLCLPPQSQQPLTPSQLPWLAQLAASSCGEGVVLLGDQIKSLAQGLQQTFSRLMEGRLENTNYVVIIVTAPGQETQSCVVVTGKHQCRALAESMCSPNEGLKEIDHQLSTGVAQELINFCNSLGQDGDMDSLLDSATVDSNELSPPLSSQESAEDKSLKSTHSPKDSLTQCSKESHSPKERASSPKDTCSEYSVEWREVRPIQLAVARKLLSHVCAIADSSTQNLDLGSFDRVSFLILVPPSEVTFQQTVLHLRSSGVLQELGSLDQECVSQGEFERFVVKMDQSAQARIDSLIQEAYSNTYTLYILVHDHAHWDISSASYSTSDSGLGLVDQLLNSRRVRDAPNILILHVTSFPFTLQTQYTRISPYNEIHWPSAFSNDVDLYHERTRYFGVSELLESTRSGSSLPLMRHDSSFESMASTLEERFPKLHSAVIRTTVLIQHYCIALMAASGRIGGSHNFHKHTSVETLEIVQSLLTAAQQCPAHHGHMVLLRIPSSALAAWAHRRLTRVRRQLGLEESFEIILGNPNQALNVGQTFTDQIKTWLKIQDSEWVPRTYLELEAIPCILILSGAEPLGESLPRSLKYCDLRVISCSYLQRTTLEQELGLAAYLVKEESRPPHNPGPGSDLLESDADKLSSTDNEEEEGQENEDSPLSSSQQLQSCPDTGALDTSSAQSTTSPNVQKGTVDILQSPSQGQSQFQSQTSSQSQATPHPQTQPPAQSYSQTQPVSQLQTQPQTQSLNPPLPQTNPQPLSQTPNPQTQPLPSAQSHRQHSKSTSSGSLSPRSSSPHLSCSWARGVSRPPSVLLPRALYDIITASDSSGLPRCTSFLPHMSVVWASSFRPLLSKMMTCTEQSLYYRQWTVPRSHHMDSSNRTEGRSDNFHPRRLLLSGPPQVGKTGAYLHFLGILSRMLIRLMEVDIYDEEDINYTAQAEGVQYHPPNAPWPNPDTMRTMPFDYTIHDPKYDDISAVYCPGHKTNAEGNPVRQEDVYLRRRTSRIKLSKYAAYNTYHHCEQCHQYLGFNPRYQMYESTLHAFTFTHLLLGEEIQLFFIIPKSKEHYFSFSQTGGQLESMRLPLTSDWSPDCIKSPIFTPTTGRHEHGLFNLYHAMDGASHLHILVVKEYEMAVYKKYWPNHIMLVLPTVFNGAGIGAAHFLIKELSYHNLELERSRRVEGGGPAGDVWPFIILADDSCVMFNAVDLDAHNGTTEHAVSLKHVLQHMEACPDLAHYGLCGIRKWSSRGFTGNRPREPFSRGHLHDFLLLNVDRSQNIQYDQNRFTCHDVDFTLRLHSAGLLVCKFNSFSVMKKQIAIGGYRTFIIKTKMTDVPTSVGPSQYICAPDSKHLFLATPAQLLLEKYLQHTSQKLFPLSTRNYTHPVLSVDCYLNLGPEVTVCFVSSRPHSVNISTTGLLFSGLLLCFADSFVTPGFLKKFTFLKGATLCVISADRSSLRQTVGRLELEEEWRFRLSDEFQTANAKEDRPLFFLTGKHI is encoded by the exons GACACCAATGGGGAACTCGTATGCAGGCCAGCTGCGGACCACGCGCTTTGAGGAGGTTCTGCATAACTCCATTGAGGCTTCGCTGAGGTCGAACACTGTCATTCCCAGACCTGTCTTCTCACAGCTGTACCTCGAGACTGAGCAGCTGTCGGCACATGATG GCCGTGCAGAGAATGACGacgaggatgatgaagatggctCAGCGTCGAACAGCCCCCCAATACCCTACCAGATGAAGCTCCCACCTGAGGGATGCTGCACCACAGATG GTTTCTGTCAGGCAGGCAGGGACCTGCGTCTGTCCTCTCTGGCGTCGGAGTCTCTGGATGTTCCTCCTGGGTTCACGCTGGTCGGGATAAAGTCGCCCTCTCTTCCTGAGACCCTGCTGGTGTGTGCTGTAGACCGCCGCTTCCTGCCAGATGAGCGGGGTCGTAATGCACTGCTGG GCTTCTCTGGGAACTGCATGGGCTGCGGAGAGAAAGGCTTTCGGTACTTCACAGAATTCTCCAACCACATTAACCTGAAGCTCAGCACCCAGCCCAAGAAACAGAAGCACTTGAAGTACCATCTGTACCGAAATAACCAGGGCATGCTGGTCAAAGGAGCTTCCATCTGCTGGAGGGGACACG atggcAGGATGAGACAGATGGGCTCCATCCTCACAGAAAACCATGTGACATCTGATGAGCAGCCACCAAACCTGGCATCACACACACCCAGCGGCTACACAG GATCACATGCAGACCCTTCTGCTTTGCCGCAAATAGCCGACCTTCCCCAAACACTGACAAATGGAAACCATGCTGTTCCCTCCGTAACCCAGCCACCTTTAAATCAATCAGGGCCCGGGAGACCCTCAGTTACAG GGACACATGCAAATGCTGGACCCCCCAAAAAAAGGCACAAGGGCTGGTCACCTGAGTCGTCTGCCAACAGTCTGCCAGAGAGCACTTTAAAGACGCCGCCATCTTCATCAGTGTCATCAACGCTGTCCGTGTCCTCTGCTGTAACACATGGAGCCAGATCAG AACCTGCAGCCCTGCTGAGTTCATCGCAGCCCTCCTCAACCCCGCTCTCACCCCCGGAGCTGTCTGTAACAGTGCCCGATCAGCTGCTACAAACCTGCAGACTGGAACCTGTCGTCTTCAAAG GTCACGGGCCACTCCCTCAGCTGACTGGTAATGTCGGTGAAGTGCTCGTCAGTTCTCTGCTGCAGAGTTGTTACCTGAGCTCGCAGGCGCTCCCCAGAGTCTACCAGCACTACGGACCATCGCCCATTCAGCCGCTGTCCACTGAGATGCAGATTCTACTCACAGTTTACTACCTTGTTCAGCTGG GCCCTGACCAAGTGCCCCTGATTGAGGACTTGGAGCAGATATTCATGAGGTCATGGAGGGAGTCTCACCTCAGCGAGATCAGACAGTACCAGCAGCCTCAAACACCAGCCACCCATGGGAGGCACTATGTCGTAGAG ACCCCCTCCACCCTGCCAGGGCTCCCCCAGCACCTCTGTTTACCTCCACAGAGCCAACAGCCCCTGACCCCGAGCCAGCTCCCCTGGCTTGCTCAGCTGGCTGCGTCATCCTGCGGAGAGGGTGTGGTCTTGTTAGGGGACCAGATCAAATCTTTGGCTCAAGGCCTCCAACAAACGTTCAGCAGGTTAATGGAAGGACGCCTTGAAAACACCAACTACGTGGTGATTATTGTCACTGCACCGGGACAGGAAACGCAGTCCTGTGTGGTGGTCACAG GTAAACATCAGTGTCGTGCCTTGGCAGAGAGTATGTGCTCTCCCAATGAGGGTCTGAAAGAAATCGACCACCAGCTCTCGACTGGAGTTGCACAAGAACTCATCAACTTCTGCAATTCACTGGGACAAG ATGGCGACATGGATTCCCTCCTGGATAGTGCCACTGTGGACAGCAACGAGCTGTCTCCTCCGCTCAGCAGTCAGGAATCAGCTGAAGACAAGAGTCTGAAAAGCACACACAGCCCAAAGGATTCACTCACACAGTGTTCAAAAGAGTCACACAGTCCTAAAGAGAGAGCTTCAAGTCCTAAAGACACCTgttcag aatACTCTGTGGAGTGGCGAGAGGTTCGTCCCATCCAGCTGGCAGTGGCTCGGAAGCTGCTGTCCCATGTTTGTGCTATAGCTGACTCCAGCACACAGAACCTGGACCTCGGCTCCTTCGACAGGGTCAGCTTCCTCATCCTGGTGCCGCCCTCTGAGGTCACGTTTCAACAGACTGTGCTCCACCTCAGGAGCTCCG GTGTCCTCCAGGAGCTTGGTAGTTTAGACCAGGAGTGTGTGTCTCAAGGGGAATTTGAGCGTTTCGTGGTTAAGATGGATCAGAGCGCCCAGGCCCGAATCGACAGTCTCATTCAGGAAGCTTACAGCAACACGTACACTTTATACATCCTGGTCCATGACCACGCTCACTGGGACATCAGCAG tgCATCCTACAGCACCTCAGACAGTGGGTTGGGTCTGGTGGACCAGCTGTTAAACTCCCGCCGGGTCAGAGATGCTCCGAACATCCTGATTCTCCACGTCACCTCCTTCCCCTTCACCCTTCAGACTCAGTACACTCGCATCAGCCCCTACAACGAGATCCACTGGCCCTCTGCCTTCAGCAAT GATGTGGACCTGTATCACGAGAGGACGCGGTACTTTGGCGTGTCGGAGCTTTTAGAGTCGACTCGTTCAGGAAGCAGCCTGCCTCTGATGCGTCATGATTCCTCCTTTGAGAGCATGGCATCCACCCTGGAAGAAAG GTTCCCTAAGCTGCACAGTGCTGTGATCCGCACCACAGTCCTCATCCAGCACTACTGCATAGCTCTGATGGCTGCGTCCGGGAGAATCGGCGGCTCCCACAactttcacaaacacacctccGTGGAGACCCTGGAGATTGTGCAATCACTGCTCACTGCTGCCCAGCAGTGTCCTGCCCACCACGGCCACATGGTGCTGCTGCGGATCCCGTCTTCGGCTCTGGCTGCGTGGGCTCATCGAAGGCTCACCAGAGTGAGGAGACAGCTGGGTCTGGAGGAGAGTTTTGAGATCATACTAGGAAATCCCAACCAAGCTCTGAATGTTGGACAGACCTTCACTGATCAGATCAAG aCATGGCTGAAGATCCAGGATTCTGAATGGGTTCCTCGTACCTacctggagctggaggccatTCCCTGCATCCTGATCCTGTCCGGAGCTGAGCCGCTGGGAGAGTCACTTCCCAG GTCACTGAAGTACTGCGACCTTCGGGTGATAAGCTGCTCGTACCTTCAGCGGACCACGCTCGAACAAGAGCTGGGGCTGGCTGCTTATCTGGTGAAGGAGGAGTCCCGACCTCCACACAACCCCGGCCCAGGAAGCGACCTGCTGGAGAGCGACGCCGACAAACTTAGCAGCACTgacaatgaggaggaggaaggacaggAGAACG AGGActcccctctgtcctccagTCAGCAGCTCCAGTCGTGTCCAGACACCGGAGCATTAGATACCTCCTCTGCCCAGAGCACCACTTCTCCAAATGTCCAGAAAGGCACCGTGGACATTCTGCAGTCTCCCTCACAAGGGCAGTCTCAGTTTCAGTCCCAGACTTCATCTCAGTCTCAAGCTACACCACACCCCCAAACCCAACCTCCAGCACAAAGTTATTCCCAGACCCAACCCGTCTCCCAGCTGCAGACACAACCCCAAACCCAGAGTCTGAATCCGCCATTACCTCAAACAAATCCCCAGCCCCTCTCCCAAACACCCAACCCTCAAACTCAGCCGCTCCCCTCTGCCCAGTCTCATCGGCAACACTCCAAATCCACCTCCTCTGGCTCACTGTCCCCCcgatcctcctctcctcacctgaGTTGCTCCTGGGCGCGAGGAGTGAGTCGCCCGCCCTCTGTGCTCCTCCCCCGAGCCCTGTACGACATCATCACTGCCAGCGACAGCAGCGGGCTCCCACGATGTACCTCGTTCCTGCCACACATGTCCGTGGTGTGGGCGAGCAGCTTCAG GCCGCTGCTGAGTAAGATGATGACCTGCACAGAGCAGTCACTGTACTACCGTCAGTGGACGGTCCCTCGCTCCCACCACATGGACAGCAGCAATCGCACAGAAGGACGCAGTGACAACTTCCACCCACGCAGGCTGTTGCTCAGTGGACCCCCTCAG GTGGGTAAGACAGGGGCGTACCTCCACTTCCTGGGTATTCTGTCTCGGATGCTGATAAGGCTGATGGAGGTGGACATCTACGATGAAGAGGACATCAACTACA CTGCCCAGGCAGAGGGGGTGCAGTACCATCCACCCAATGCTCCCTGGCCCAACCCAGACACTATGAGGACGATGCCCTTTGACTACACCATCCATGACCCCAAATATGACGATATCAGTGCTGTGTATTGTCCTGGACATAAAACCAATGCTGAGG GAAACCCTGTGCGTCAGGAGGATGTGTACCTACGAAGACGGACATCCAGGATCAAGCTTTCTAAATATGCAGCCTACAACACCTATCACCACTGTGAACAGTGTCATCAGTACCTGGGCTTCAACCCCAGATACCAG ATGTACGAGTCGACACTGCACGCCTTCACGTTCACCCATCTGCTGCTTGGGGAAGAGATCCAGCTCTTCTTCATCATCCCAAAGTCTAAAGAGCACTACTTCAGCTTCAGCCAAACAGGCGGCCAGCTGGAGAGCATGAGGCTGCCGCTCACCTCTGATTGG agcCCAGACTGCATCAAGAGTCCAATCTTCACTCCAACCACCGGCCGCCACGAGCACGGCCTGTTCAACCTGTACCATGCGATGGATGGAGCCTCACATCTCCATATCCTGGTGGTCAAAGAGTACGAGATGGCTGTTTATAAGAAGTACTGGCCCAACCACATCATGCTGGTGCTGCCCACTGTTTTCAACGGAGCAGGAATAG GTGCTGCTCACTTCCTCATCAAAGAGCTCTCGTATCACAACTTGGAGCTGGAGCGCAGTCGTCGGGTGGAAGGGGGCGGCCCGGCAGGTGACGTCTGGCCCTTCATCATCCTGGCTGATGACTCCTGTGTTATGTTTAACGCAGTAGACCTCGACGCACACAA TGGCACGACGGAGCACGCTGTGTCACTGAAACACGTCTTACAGCACATGGAGGCGTGTCCAGATCTGGCCCACTACGGACTGTGCGGAATCAGGAAGTGGAGCAGCCGTGGATTCACAG GTAACAGGCCGAGGGAGCCCTTCTCCAGAGGCCACCTGCatgacttcctcctcctcaacgTTGACCGGAGTCAGAACATCCAGTACGACCAGAATCGCTTCACCTGTCACGACGTGGACTTCACCCTGCGGCTGCACAGCGCCGGTCTGCTCGTCTGCAAGTTCAACAGCTTCAGCGTCATGAAAAAGCAGATCGCCATCGGAGGATACAGGACATTTATAATCAAGACCAAG ATGACAGATGTGCCCACCTCAGTGGGGCCCTCTCAGTACATCTGTGCCCCCGACAGCAAGCACCTCTTCTTGGCCACAccagctcagctcctcctggagAAATACCTCCAACACACCAGCCAGAagctgtttcctctcagcacCAGGAACTACACACACCCTGTACTGTCTGTGGACTGCTACCTCAACCTGGGACctgag GTGACGGTGTGTTTTGTGAGTTCCAGACCTCACTCTGTCAACATCAGCACCACAGGGCTGCTGTTCAGTGGCCTTCTCCTCTGTTTCGCTGATTCCTTTGTGACTCCCGGCTTCCTCAAGAAGTTCACCTTCCTCAAAG GTGCGACTCTGTGTGTGATCAGTGCAGATCGTAGCTCGCTGAGGCAGACGGTGGGccggctggagctggaggaggagtggaggttCCGGCTCAGCGACGAGTTCCAGACGGCCAACGCCAAAGAAGACAGACCACTCTTCTTCTTGACTGGGAAACATATATGA